The DNA segment CACCCAGACACGTAAAAGGTCCAGATCACTGCCTTTCAGCTGCCTGCATGCATAGATGAGATGGCCACAAGTCTCCACATACTCCCCCACTAATACTAGCAGTTCGATCAGCCACCAGAAGCCTGCCTGTCCAAGCTGACACAGTTCCTCTGCTCCCCACAATCCCAGTCCTCTGCGTTTATCTGCCTGACTCCGTTTCCGGCCCAGCCGATGTCGACCAGGGGATCTGGGATCTCTTCGTCCACCCTCCCGAGTGTCCTCCTTGGCTGGAACACGGTGCCGTTGTCTCCGGGGTGCAGGTTTCTTTTCACTGGGCACACGTGAAAGATCACTGGGAAACTTAAGAGGTTCCTCTTCATCATATTCCCCTTCCAACTCTTCATCTTCCCCCAAAGCTGGAGAGGTACAATGGTGGCAAAAGTTGCTAGAAGAGCGCTCTCTTCCCTCAGAGTAAGGCCCTTCAGGGATTCCAGGGGTTCCCTGGCAGTTACAAGTAGATGgaatggaaaggaaagaagagttcCCATCATCCTGGTACCCAGCCTCATTCTCTCTTGAGAGTTCCTGGTCCACTCCTGACTCTTCTGAAGATGCCTCACTCTGATCAGGGTCCTCTTCAGCCAAAGGGGGTCCTGGACCCCTTGGGGGTCCATGGCTTGGATCCGACCAGTGGGCTGGATTTGGGGGCTGTGTGTACTTAGGACTAGAGTGCTCTGTGAGGCAGCGGGTACCATTAGGAGCAGGCCCCGCTGAGTCCCTGAGTCCTGAGAATGAAAGTATGTCAGGGTCCACAGAGGGTCCTAAAGTCCTGAGGGAGGCACCACCACTGTGGTGGGCTCCACACAACCCTCCTTCTCCGGGGTGCTTCTGGGCCATGACCCCGGGGCTTCCTGAGGATTTTAGGTCACAGCCATCATGGTGACTTCTGATGCCTGTAACAAAGGTATCAAGTGGGGATGATCAAGGATAGGACCAACAAAAAGGTTAAATAATCTTAAATTGGGTATATATTGAATGCACCCACCTCCCTTGTTTTAACAATTCGGGGGCATTCATCACCCCAGCAATAAAGCCAATACTACATTAACGGCAACgctgctccctcccccacccccccactcctCCAAGCTcccttattattttttctttccccagaAAGCTATAACCCTGAAACAGGGGAAAAGGGAGGTACCGCAAAGGGTGTGGTCCTGGGGTCACTCTTGGGAAAAAGGGAAAGACGACCGGAAAGGGGGCCGCAGGCTGCCAGAAAAGGGTGGGGACCGTGCGGCCCTTCAGGAACATCTGGGGGCGGAGCTTGAGACTGCCCCTGACAGAGTCAACCCGTTAACCCTCGAGCTGGGTAAAGGGGATCAAGGTAACATACCGAAGAGTGGCGGTAACTCCTCCCCCTCGAGCAGCTGGGCCGAGGGCCAGGGGGAGCTACGAGAGCAGCTCCCCCGGCTCCGCCTCCCGCTCACGCTCTGCTTCCGCCTTCCGTCCCCGCCGCGGCCGCCGATTCGCGTCTACTTCCACTTCCGAGGTCACCAGGGAAGACACGGGAAGGAAAAGTAAAAGCGGTCTGCCGAGGTGCAAGCCAGTGCCGCAGGCTAAGTCAAACCAGAGGAGGTGGTCCTGGGGAAGAGCTGGCCCCGCCCTTTAAAGGGCCCTCAGCTGCCGCCCTCCGCGTGCTGAACTGGAGTCCCCGAAGGTTGCTCCACCGGAAGCGGAGCAAGCGGGCGCTGCAGCAGTGCCTGCGGACTGGGAGCAGATTCTCAGGGTTCCTCTGGCTGTGTTCTTGGACTTTGTTGAGACCAGGAGATAGAGGAAAGCCACCGAGCCCAGTCTGTTTCCCTTGCAGACAAAATCAGGGAACGTAGAGAAACCACCGCACTGATCCCTTCCCTGCTGCCTGTAACGAGGACGGAGGCCTTTTGGTATCATGCGGGGGTGGAGCGGAGGGAAGGACGCCCCGGGCCTGCCCCCGCCCTGGACCTCCTTCGCTGCCCCTTCTTTCCCAGCAACCCTCGGCCCCCCCAGCGCCTGACCCAGCTGGCGAACTGCCTTGTACAACTGTAGCTCCCACGGCCCGGATCCGCCCCTCTGGGTGCAGCTCTCTTCCCGTCACGAAGCGGGCCGGAGGACTGGGAGCGTGGCTCCACTGGGCTTAGTACCCGAGCGGAGTGCCAAAAAACACTGCCCTTATCTGCGTGCTTCTTTGCATCTCGTTTGCATGCCAAGATGTTTGGTCGACGCTGACAAGCGCCCCCGCCCCCACGCAGACCCGGCTTGGGTACCCTCTGTCGGTCCCCTGCTCTGCAAACGCCTCTTCGTTAGTCCCCCTTCCAGACCCCCGACTTGCTCCGCAAGTTTTTCTACCCATGAACCCCTCGCCGGCGCCCCAGATCAGTAAGAGCCCCTTCCTGGGGTCCCCGATCCGGACCACCAAGTTCTCCAGCAGACAATACTCCAATTCTCTGGGAAGTGGAAGAAACCAAGCCGGAGTAGGGGGGCGCTGGGACACCAGTAAGGGATTTGAAAGCTTCGAGTTGCTGAGTCAGCACATAGGTATTCAGAGACCATTCCCCAAACCTCTTGCGGTTCCCCAAAAACCCCTCCCGGCTATGGCTGGGGGTCTCTGATCCCAGCCTAGAGCAGTAGGCAAACTGggtcccccccacacacacagggaaaagATTTGGAGGGTCCCGCCCCGTGATGTCACCccccccccaaacacacacccTGTCCCCTTCCTCCACCCCCCAAGCTGGTTGCTTTTAGCTCACTGGGGCTTGGGCTGCGATACGACTTGCAAGAGTTTAGGGAGCAAAGAACAGAGTGGCCCTAGGGGTGCCCACGCCTGACAGCCACCCGGACGCCTAAGACTCTGGGCAGGGATGCAGCTGGGGGTCTAGGGAAGCACGTCTACCCCCTCCTTTCCTCAGCCCTGACAGGGTGGTGAGTAGTTAACACCCCCTCCCCAATCTCTCCTTGAATAGGGTCCCCAGACTTCCAAGAATTGAGGAGAGGAGCCCCAGGGACTCCCCAAGCCAAGTCCCCTCCCAGCCTGTTAAGATCTTGATGTCCAAAAGAAGGCAGCTGAAAGGAAGTGCCTGCACCTACTCTACCCCATTCCTTTAGTGCCCCCAATGCCAGCCCCTCCTTGGTGTTCTCCTTTCAGgaactgagttcaaatcccactGGCAGCCCTGACACCACAGGGAAAGGGAAAGGTAGAAAGAGTCCCACCAGTGTCCTGAGGGGAGGATGTGAGATGCCTGTGAGCAAGGCGCCTGCTTGGTCCATGGGGGATCCGTGGGAATTGGACTGTGGCTGGACAGACACCTTCCCCCAATAACCTTATCTCCACCTGAAGGCAAGGCTTCCCAACCCTGACAAAGTGTCAGTTACTGTCTCTACTTGATTCCTCTTCTggtgtctgatttttttccctcttccctctctggGGTTGGAGCAGCTGTTGGGAGACCCCCACCATGACTcattctctcctcttccttctcctccctcctctacTAACTCCACCCTTCCCCGTCCAGTGGGATGATTTTGAGTCCCAGCTGTAGATGGGACAAGCTTTCTTTTCAACTGGAACAGGCTACTGAGCCTTTAGCCCGCAGTACCCCCTTCCACAGATGGAAGACTTCctactcctcccaccccaccctcaaaaGCCAGGGAGCCAAGACTCATTACCTGTTAAGATTTGAAGTTCCACTTAATGTCCTTGTTTTAGAGGGTGATAGAAAGCTGACCTCTCTCATCCCTTTCCTGTAGCTTTCTTCAGTTTCCCCAGCAGAACCAAGTTCCATCCTGAAATTGGCCTTTCTTTAAAAGAAGGGCATCCTCAAGGTTCATGGGCACCTGAGTTCCTGCCCCCTTACCCCCTTGCAGGTTTCCCAGCCCCCTCAAGACATTCATGGATGGATGAGAGGAGCTGACACTGATCTTCCCCTCTGTGACAACCTTCTCTTCGGCCATGGAGGAAGCCTTGCTGCCCCTGGCCATGACCTCTGACCCCAGGCCCTTTAATCAACAACTCCTAGAGCCTCCAGACCTGAGATGTGTCTTGCAACCCCAGGACAGTCCTGACCTGGCACCCGCCCTGGTGTGTGCCCTTTGCTGCTGTTTTGGAATCATCTACTGCTGCTTCGGTGAGGGCGGGGCCAGGGTTCTGGGGGGCAGCTGCCCAAGACTGTCACACTCAGAGATGACGCTGTCTTTCTCCTTTGCTCCTGAGCCACCTCTACTCCTCTGTCGGGGGATATCTACCTTCAGTGCGTCCAGTGCCACTCTCGCCAGCTCTTCTTCCATCCCCCACGTGCCCACTCCTTCAGCTCTGACCCCTGGCAACTATCAttttccctccccttcctcctacTTCAAAATTCCATTCCCCAATAACCTGAATTAGCCTGCGCTGATTTCTTCCCATCTACCATCCCTGAAAGGACAAAACCTTTTCTCTATACTTATTCCCCTCAATTCATCCATCTTACCTCCTGATTTGCCCTCCCATCCCCTCACAGTTCCTGAAAAGTCCCTGCCCTCCCTAAGATGATCCCTTTCTGCCCTTGGCCTTGAGGTCCCTGGGGGTGCTGCTCCTGACTTCTGCTCCTCTGGTTAGCCATTCCTATCCCTTCTGAGTCATCAGAGCCCAGCCCTGTcgaccctcccccacccacccctttcTGCCCCTCATTgcctcctgcctcccttcccaggcTACCGCTGCTTCAAGGCAGTGATGTTTCTCTCAGGCCTGCTGTCAGGAGCCCTGGTGATCTTCCTGCTGTGCCATAAGGAGCGAGTGCTAGAGACACAGCTGAGCCTGGAGGTGAGCGCGGGCATTGCGCTCGGCATCGGACTGCTCTGCGGCCTGGTCACCATGCTGGTTCGCAGTGTCGGGCTCTTCCTGACTGGTCTCCTACTAGGCCTAACCCTGGGCGCTGGGGTCCTGCTGGGCACGGAGCCCATCTACCAACCACCTTCAGCCTGGGTACCAGCTGGGGGGCTGGTGGGGCTGGCACTGCTGGGAGCCCTGTTCACACTTCGGTGGCCACGTCCATTCACAGTTCTGGGCACAGCCCTGCTGGGTGCTGCAGTGCTGGTGGCCTGTGCTGACTACTTCCTGGAGGGGCTGGCCCTGGGCAGTCGGCTGGGCCAACGCTTGCAGGCACTTCCAGCCTTGCCTCCTCTCTGCTGGTATAGCTGGGTCTTGCTGGGGACCTGGCCAGCCCTGGGGGCCCTTGGGGCCCTGGCCCAGTGGAAGCTCATGGATGCGGAACATGGAGGCCACGCCAATGGTGAGTTACCACCGTGGTATAGACAGCAGACAACCtatgtccctggttcccagacttAAAGGGGTGAAGGGGGAAAATACACCTGAGGGCAAAAGACAGAGGTGTCTAAGGTGTATGAGGCAGGCCACTGAAAAAAAGTTAGAGTTGGAGGAGTCAAAAGTCTGGttaagaatgaaaagagaaattgTCGGGAGGTTGGGGAGTAGGGAAGAGTTACTGGGGACTGAtgtggaaggaaaggaagatCTCAAGGAAGTCAGAAGGGAAGAGTAGGAGGATTCCAAAGAAAAGTTTCTTTAGAATAACTGGGAGGGGGATGAGGTTTGAGAGACATAAGCAAATGGGTTTCTCTAGAGTATGAGTGTATTTGGGGGTGGGTTTCAGAGTCTAAAGAGGCCTCCCTGAGTCTGCATTGTCCCCTCCCAAGCAGTGGTCTTGAGCCACCAGCGAAGGCATCTCCAGCTCCTTCGAATCCGTCATCAGGAAGCCAAGTGGCACCGGACCTCCCCTGGCGCAGGGCTCTGTGAGGGTAGCTACAGGCGCCAGCTCCCTGCCAGCGCACGGAACCCTGCCGACAGTCTGGCTCCAGTGAGTGGAGGCGTGGGGGCTGCTCTGGGCCTGGGGCAGAAGGCATAGGGGGATGGTCAGGGTGGGAGGGTGGGTTCTGATCCAGGCCCTTTCTTCTGCCCTGTCTGCCCTGCCCCTTCAGAGTTATTTCCAGAGCCTTCGAGAGCGCCAGCTAGGACCAGGCACCCAGGCCACCGCTCCCCACACTGTCCTGGACCTGGATTCTGACTGTGGTTCCACTGTCCCCCTCACTGCACCTTCTGGTTCCACCCACCCAGACCTGAGCCTAAACCTCCACTGATGCCCTCACCCTGGGAACAAGGTCCTGGGAACACTAGGTGGGCAGGGCCTAGGCCCACAGAATCCACACACAGACTTCCCCACCTCTTGGACTTCGGCATGGAATCTGTGCTCCAACCCAGACCAGCCCTGTAGGGATATGTTTCAGGGACAGATAGAGAGGACTcttgtggggaaaggagaggaatgGAAGTATGAGTACCTACCTCTGTCCAGTAATAGAGGTGTCCTGGTCCCTAAAGTAACTGACTCCCTAATTCCCTTCAAACCAAACCAAGGAGGGCCATTACCCAAATAGCCTTCTGTATACCCGCCTCAAAGTGCCTCTCAATGATCAAATAAGGGGTATTGTTTTCATAGGACCTACCTATAGAAAATCAGGAAGGCTCCTAAAGCACTTGATAGCTTTTTGATGGGGAGAAGGGCACCAGTGGAGCTCCGGGATCCCTGATTCCCAGGCCCCTCATCAGGGAGCAATTGAGTTCCTGGTTAGCCTTTCTCTCTGGACCCCCAGACACAGGCCCCCTTCTCCTACCTCAGTTGGGGGTATCTATCCTCCGTGGtgcttccctttcccttctcaatGTGGGGAAGACCACAGGGCACTGCCTGGCTCAGCACCCACTGTCCCTCAAAGCTGGCTTCTTGCTTCAAGCTGAGAGCATTGGCCCACATGCCAGAATCTTGCCCTTTTGCCCAAAGGAGCCTGGTCTTCAGGGCTGTGTGGGAGACAAGtgccttctctgtctctcatTATAGGGGACACTAATCTCCTTAACCAGATCATCGTCCCAGCCACTAACCTGTTCTAACTCTCCGCTCCCTTGATTTACCTGCCCAAAGTCTGTTCCCTGGTTCCTCAGCATGAAGGAAGATATGTCCCTCCCCTGGGCAGCAAGGTTATGATGGGAGGGAAGAAGAACATAGGAACATGTGAATAAAATGACATTGAACACTGAACCTGGGAGTCTAGCCTTTTCTGttgctcctcttttctttctttgcaccCCCAAACAACGAGTTAGCCATACTGACAAGTTCTATGTCCCTTAAAGATCTGATGAAGGTACTTTTATCAGGCCAGACCACTATAGAAGTGGCACACACACAGCCAGAGGAAGAATCATTCTGTCCTATCTTACGAACATGGTGCACGCTtgcacagtcactcagttgtgtccgactcttagtgaccccaaggactgtagtccaccaggctcctctgtccatgggatttctcagacaagaatactggagtgggttgccatttcctcctccagggaattgaaactgtatctcctgcattggcaagtaaattctttaccactgagtcacctgggaagccctgtgaaaaTGGAGTTAATCTTTATTAAGCAcaaatgtgccaggcacttcacacacagaatttcatTTAATGCAACAACCCTGCGGGATTGGTGTTAACCTTATTTTTCAGATGGGAAACCTGAGGCTTAGTGAGGTTaattaacttgcccaaagtcacaagcAAGTTGATGTGATTCTCAAGGATTCCAAAGCCATTGCTCATTTTACTGGCCATGCTGTTTCCTTGTTCTTTATCTAGGAAGGACCCAGGCATTCCCAGCTGTGGCCTGCTGTCAGCTAAATGCCTGAGGGATGCCTTTCTTCTACCAATGTCCTCCAGAGAGAAAATGACACAGTTGGAAGTGCTATCTAGGATGGTGGAGAAATGGACGGAGCTGGAGGCTGAGTTAGTTAGAGTCACTGACCAGGAGGGAAAGAGTACAGGGAGGTGGTGACTGGAGCTGGGTCATTTAGAGGCTTGAGGTTCATGGTTCATGCTTGTGCTGCAGCAGACATTTGATTGAGGTCTCAGGCCTCTGAGAGAGTGACATTACCAGGGAATGAAAGGGTGCTGAAGTCTGTGACTGAGGGGATAACGTCCAAGATTGTGTCTCTGGGTGAGCCGCCAGAGTTCAAGGTGTATCTATGGCCCAAGGAAATGGTATCCAGTGTTATCCTGTGGCTGCATGGTCTATGCCTGTGACTGAGGAATCAGTGTCCCCATCGGATGCAGTGGTGTTTGGGGGATGACAGTGCATCCAGTTGTGGGCGATATCTCTGGGAAAGCCTTTCTCTGCTCGAAGCTGCTGATTGAGGCGCCAATACTGTTTGCCCTTGAAGAAGTAGACACGGCCATCCCGCCAGCTCATGGCGGCCGAGGGCTGGTCTGGCACTCCTGTAAACAATCCCTTGGTTGGTTTAGGGTAGCGGCTGAAGTCAGTAGTGGCCAGCTCATCCCACTGCCAGTATCCAGAGCCCTAGGTGTGGGGTCAGCAGCGAGAAGAGAAGGATGACGAGAGAGCTTAGAGaacccccgccacccccaccgaAGTCTATTCTCAGCCCATGGCAGCTGCAGAACTTCCTTCCAGAGCAAGTCTTTGCTTTTCCATGGGAGGTAGCCCGCCCCTCCTACAAAGGATTTGCCCTTCCTTTGAGCTTTATACCTTAAAGAGGAACACCTTTTTGTTGATAGGCCAATAGAGAGCAGCATCCAGGTTGGGTCCTACCCTATTCAGCTTCTTGGGAAAGCCAGGAGACATCTTGAAATTAATGTAGCGCCACACCTTGTCTCCTGAGAGCATataaggaaagaacaagtcaccTCTGTCCCCAGGTGATAACTTTCAGTTCCTCTGTTCCACCCTCTAGAAACTTCTCATCTCTCCCTCCTTCTATGGCATCTCTAATCACAGGCCCTCCTCAGGTAGCACAGTGTAAACTAGTGCCCTTACCTTTAAAGAAGTGAATCCATTGCGTCCGAGGAGAGTAGACAGCTGCATCCAGGTTTCCTGGGAGCCCCTCCCAGAGGGCAGACACTTGGAACAAGGGACCCAATCCTGAATCTGTCACGGTCCACACATAGTTTCCCTTGAAGGCGTAGGTCTTTCCTCGGGGCCCTAAGAGCAGGAGGTGTGTCAACAAGTCAAAAAGACAGGTATCCGGACTTCCCTactggtccagcggttaagaataagcctgccaatgcaggggacacgggtttgatcccggtCCAGGgtgattccacatgcctcagggcagctaagcccatgtgctacaactactgagcctatggaTTCTGGAACccttgagccacaactagagagaccaTGTGCCTCAACAAATGATCCCACATGATGAAACAAAGACCTACTGccaccaaaaattttttttattttaagacagTGGTCAAATAAAGACTTCTGGGTATCTCAGGCAGGCTGATTCCCCAAATGTTCATTCAAGGAGAGGATTGTTAAGGGCAGAGAAGTGTTCAGCCTCTCCTTTGTCATTCACAGCAAATCAGCCCTGTGGATAGCTGCTCCCACTTAGGGACCTCACCTTCTACTCCAGGTGGCTTCCAAGTTGTACTTCCATGTGGGTATAATACCCTCTCTAATAGACATTCCAGTCAAGACTGTTTTCTCCTTCTTGCTGTATTTCCGGATGTGTTTAGTGGCTCTCACAGGGCAACAACGGAGGTAATGTCCTGCCTGGCCCATCCTGAATTTAGCTCTGAATCCTCTCTCCCCAGGCCTCTGCCTCCATCCATGGCCACTAACCCCTGCCTAGAGACTAACCTCCACTGATCACCCTGAGGTCCCATGTCACTCTCATTTGTCCAGGTCTCAAGGTCAGCAGCCTGCCCCACTGCCTGCCTACAAGCCTGGAGGGAAAGGGTCTTACCTAGCATCACGGCATCCAGGTCACCACTGCAGGGGTCTGGCATGGGACTGGGTTCTGTGGGCGCTAGGGGTATAGTAGGGAatgccatgtcttcctcctcctcctcctctatcTCTGGGCTCTTCTTGCCTGCAAGGTAACATAATACTGCTCAGGGAAAGAACTCAGAGCACTGGCTTCCCCACTCTCCTACTGTAAGTTAAGCTCAGAGATCGCAtagagaggaaaatgaaaacctgGAGAGCTTTCGTTGGTGGGAGAAAAGATCACACTGATACCAGCAGGAGactcattttagttttgagaGGCACTAGAAAgggagagatggagaaggcaatggcaccccactccagtactcttgcctggaaaatcccatggacagaggagcctggcgggctgcagtccatggggtcgctaagagtcggacacgactgagtgacttcactttcacttctcactttcatgcattggagagggaaatggcaacccactcaagtgttcttgcctggagaattccagagacaggggagcctggtgggctaccatctatggggttgcacagagtcggacacgactgaagcgtcttagcagcagcagcagaaagggagagaggggatTTCTGGAATGTTCATTCTTCATCCACTAGAGCAGGTGTAGGAGGAGAGAGGTCTGGAAAGAAGATTAGACCTGGAAGTGTCAGAAATAGAGCTCCTGGGAGTTCCCTGGGGGCCttgtggttaggattccaggctttcactgctgcagccagggttcaatccctgattggggaactgagataCCACTAGCCATGTAatgaggccaaaaaaagaaaaacaactcctGAAAATGAAGAAGCCTGAATAACATggcaagaggaagagaaagaagccaaGCCATTTCCCTCCATGAAGATTAGACCTGTGTCTTTATGCTTGAAGAGACACTGGTCAGACTGACCCTCGTGAGGACTAGGGGAAAGGACTGACCATAGAGAGCCTGGATCCCAGCCACATCATCAGGGTGCAGCTTGAAGTAGGGCCGGTAGCCAGCGTAGACAGGAGCCATAAGGGCCTGGGTGTATCGGGagtgccccagccccagggcATGGCCAATTTCATGGGCTGCGATGATGCGCAGGTTCACCCCCCGGTAGGTCCCCTCAGTCCAGAGCTCATCTTCATCAAAGTGTACACTGCCCAGCTCTGGGATGTCGGCATGGGCCAGGACCCGCCCTGGAAAAAGGCAAAGGTAGACAGGCAGGAGATCAGAGTCTCCTAGGGTGGAGCATCCCCTGCCTGTTATAAACTCCAATTACTCTATTCCCTTAAAATCTCCCCAAGTAGACTGATTATATCTTGGACACCTCTCACTCCTTTCAGATTTCCCTGTCACTACCCTGATCTCTCATGGATTCCCATCGCTCTGTCCTGTTACCTCCCAGTCACTCTGTTGTCtttggcaacatactccagtccTCCCTGGAATATGCCTTGAGCAGAGGAACTTAAGCTAAGGAAGAAGGCATAAGCTTCAAAGAAACAGGCTTGGTAAGGCCCCAGGGAGATGACATGTTGCTCCCCAAGGGAATATTAGAAGGTGGTTGGAGAGTGTAGGGTGCAGTTGAGCATAGGAGGGTAGCCTGACATTTAGTTTCCGGAGTCACTGACTCAAGGAGACAGAGGTCTGTGAGGTGGGAGAGCTGAGAGCTGGTGCCTACCGGGCCCGTCAAAGGAATTGGAGCAGTACAAGCTATGGCGGCCATGGAAGGAAAGGCGGATATCAGCCCAGCCAGCCTTCACCTCGCGGAAGGTCAAGGGAGCCACATTGCTCCAATACTGGAAGGCTTGAAGCAGGGCTGCCCGGGCTGTTGAGGATGGTAGGGTGGACGGTAGGTTCAAGATGCGGAAGGTCAGATGCTTCTTACTCCAGTGGCCTGGTTATTGAACCAAAAAATAGATTAGAAGCACAGATACCTTTACCAGCTCTGGACAGCTCCCCTGAGTGTGGGCACTCACTCAGCAAAGCCATGAAACAACCTTTCCAGGCAAGTGGTGATCAGTCAATTACCAGATTACCATCCATTCAATGATGAGCTGGTCCAGACTGTCCCAATGTCACCTGTGCTCCAGAGTCATGACCCCCGCTTTTCCCAGGCTCAGTTCTCACCCAGCAGCAGGTATTTAAGGGTCTTCTGGTTGAAGGGGTCCTCCAGGCCACAGCGGGGCTGCCTCATACGGGCACTTGTGGCATCATCCAGCTGACCTGAGACTGGCAGCTCAGATGCTTCCTGAAAAGCTCTGGAAAGATGAAGAGGGATGGTCCAGCAGGACAGGGACATCTGGAATGACTAAGAAATGGGGATAGCTCTTTGGTCCCCTTTTGCCCAACGTAATGACTGAGAATGGCACTAAAGCTCTGGAGGTGATGGGATCACTCCAGAATCCAGTTCTCATAATTGGGCCTTCCTCTTCTGTTCTGCATAGAAGGCAATACTCCAACTTCACCCCCTGTGTTGACGCTCTTATTTGGGTAAAGTGCTCTCTGGTGTTGCCTTCTTCCTCCACTGCAATTTCTAACCTCCTCCTGCCCTGAGAAGTGTCCTACTCCTGCTCTGAGACTCTCTCACCACTGCTACCACCTGAGGGCCCATcctccctctgccttctcccctcctggctGGACACCCCGTTCCCAGTCCAGCCTGCCCACTCTGGGCAATTTCATCCATCATGCACCACAAGTATTGTGGCTTTTCAATGGACTGGGAACATATCTGAGAAATCGCCCATTAGAccgaaaataagaaaagaaaacttcaaaacagaaagaaatacatgCTGGATTAAATATCTTTGAAAGGCAACATCATGTCAACAACTCAGCTCCAACTCATATAAATTACATTGCCTGCAGGATGTGACCAAATAATAGTATTTTGGATATAATGTGGGATGGAGCCTCCAAAGAAGTGCTTAGGGCCTAGGAAAATCCAATAACTGTGCCCTCATCCTTGACTCCCCCTCTCACCCCTGGTCCCACCACACATTCTCTGGATCCCCGAAATGGATGTGAGGCAGGCAGAGATGAGCCTGGGGAATGGAAAaggtgagaagagaaaaagatctTGTGAACTTGACCCTGAAGGCATGCACCTTACAATCTCTCACCTCAGTGCCTCTATGACATCTTCTGGCCTAAAGTTGTCAGGTCCTTCTAGAGGCTTCTGTAGGTAACCATATTGCAACAAGTAATCCTATGATGAGGGTAGGGGTCAGCAGATAAAATCAAAAGGGGATTAGTCTCTGGGTGAAGCTTCTACATAACCTAACAGCCCATTAGGATAGGAGGGGACAGATGTGGAAGGACTGAAGGAGAGGCATCTTAGGGGAGTATGAGGGGAGGGAGTAGGGATGGGTAGGGGTGGATCAAGGACTAGAGAAGCGAAGGGCAGGGCAGGCAGTTGTAAGTCAGAAGAGCAGCTTGGATGGGACTAAGGAGCAgttcctccatccctcccccagcctggGTCTGGCTTTCCCAGGAGACTCACCACAGCTGCCTCCTTCTCTCCAGGCCCCACAGCCCGGCATGAGACGGTCAGCGGGAGTAGGAAGCCCAGCCACAGCCGCTGCCAGTTCATGGTCCCACCAGGCAAGAGCTTCAGAGTTTGTGCCCTCTGCTCTGAGAATCCTGGGAGCCTGAGGgagcagagctgggggtgggggggggtg comes from the Bubalus kerabau isolate K-KA32 ecotype Philippines breed swamp buffalo chromosome 1, PCC_UOA_SB_1v2, whole genome shotgun sequence genome and includes:
- the MMP19 gene encoding matrix metalloproteinase-19 isoform X3, which translates into the protein MNWQRLWLGFLLPLTVSCRAVGPGEKEAAVDYLLQYGYLQKPLEGPDNFRPEDVIEALRAFQEASELPVSGQLDDATSARMRQPRCGLEDPFNQKTLKYLLLGHWSKKHLTFRILNLPSTLPSSTARAALLQAFQYWSNVAPLTFREVKAGWADIRLSFHGRHSLYCSNSFDGPGRVLAHADIPELGSVHFDEDELWTEGTYRGVNLRIIAAHEIGHALGLGHSRYTQALMAPVYAGYRPYFKLHPDDVAGIQALYGKKSPEIEEEEEEDMAFPTIPLAPTEPSPMPDPCSGDLDAVMLGPRGKTYAFKGNYVWTVTDSGLGPLFQVSALWEGLPGNLDAAVYSPRTQWIHFFKGDKVWRYINFKMSPGFPKKLNRVGPNLDAALYWPINKKVFLFKGSGYWQWDELATTDFSRYPKPTKGLFTGVPDQPSAAMSWRDGRVYFFKGKQYWRLNQQLRAEKGFPRDIAHNWMHCHPPNTTASDGDTDSSVTDTILDVIPSVTDFSTLSFPGNVTLSEA
- the MMP19 gene encoding matrix metalloproteinase-19 isoform X1: MNWQRLWLGFLLPLTVSCRAVGPGEKEAAVDYLLQYGYLQKPLEGPDNFRPEDVIEALRAFQEASELPVSGQLDDATSARMRQPRCGLEDPFNQKTLKYLLLGHWSKKHLTFRILNLPSTLPSSTARAALLQAFQYWSNVAPLTFREVKAGWADIRLSFHGRHSLYCSNSFDGPGRVLAHADIPELGSVHFDEDELWTEGTYRGVNLRIIAAHEIGHALGLGHSRYTQALMAPVYAGYRPYFKLHPDDVAGIQALYGKKSPEIEEEEEEDMAFPTIPLAPTEPSPMPDPCSGDLDAVMLGPRGKTYAFKGNYVWTVTDSGLGPLFQVSALWEGLPGNLDAAVYSPRTQWIHFFKGDKVWRYINFKMSPGFPKKLNRVGPNLDAALYWPINKKVFLFKGSGYWQWDELATTDFSRYPKPTKGLFTGVPDQPSAAMSWRDGRVYFFKGKQYWRLNQQLRAEKGFPRDIAHNWMHCHPPNTTASDGDTDSSVTGIDHAATG
- the MMP19 gene encoding matrix metalloproteinase-19 isoform X2; translated protein: MSLSCWTIPLHLSRAFQEASELPVSGQLDDATSARMRQPRCGLEDPFNQKTLKYLLLGHWSKKHLTFRILNLPSTLPSSTARAALLQAFQYWSNVAPLTFREVKAGWADIRLSFHGRHSLYCSNSFDGPGRVLAHADIPELGSVHFDEDELWTEGTYRGVNLRIIAAHEIGHALGLGHSRYTQALMAPVYAGYRPYFKLHPDDVAGIQALYGKKSPEIEEEEEEDMAFPTIPLAPTEPSPMPDPCSGDLDAVMLGPRGKTYAFKGNYVWTVTDSGLGPLFQVSALWEGLPGNLDAAVYSPRTQWIHFFKGDKVWRYINFKMSPGFPKKLNRVGPNLDAALYWPINKKVFLFKGSGYWQWDELATTDFSRYPKPTKGLFTGVPDQPSAAMSWRDGRVYFFKGKQYWRLNQQLRAEKGFPRDIAHNWMHCHPPNTTASDGDTDSSVTGIDHAATG